The region TCAAATACTGCAGGAGGGGTGGCTGAAGAATGTGGTGGCTTAGAGCAAGGTCTCTGGAGGCTGGTAAACATGGACTTTTACTCTGTCTGATTCCCTACCAGCTGGGTTGGACTTTATCTCCAAGTTGCACTTTAAAAGCCAAgctgcttctcagataaggtcaagttatagaagttcatcatcaccaagcccttataatatgaaatgttaaagggagttacctaagaaaaagtagatcaaaaataggaacagtaaaaatgacagcaaactcacagttattaacaaccacacctaaaacaaaaacaagagcaaactaggcaaacaactagaacagaaacagaaccacagaaatggagatcacatggagggttgtcaataggggagtgggagggggagagaggggggaaaggtacagaaaataagtagcatagatgataggtggaaaatagacagggggagggtaaaaatagtgtaggaaatgtagaagccaaagaacttataagtatgacccatggacatgaactatagggggggaatgtgggagggagggggtggtcaggatggagtggagtgggggggatgggacaactgtaatagcataatcaataaatatattttaaaaaatttttaaaaaaagccaagCTGCTTTATCTCTCCATCTCTTAGCTTTCTCTATCTAGTCAGAAATGAGATTATAATGTCACCCATCTGACAGGgtcatgaaaatgaaataaactagtGCACATTACACTTAGGTCCAGGACCAACATGTCATCATGAAGCTGCACGCACTAGCTCTTTTTGTTGCATGAGATGAGCGATGGAGAAGTCCAGCTGCAGACACGGGCCTGACATTGACCAAGGCACAGGGAGAACTTGggatttaatgtaatttaaatgtaACTTCTTTAATGAGCATGTGTATCCAGTTCATTTGAAAGGAGAATTCTAAGGCATTGATGAATTATATTAGggagtgtttttgtttctttttaaaccgttattaaaataaaagctccAAGAAGTTGTCCCATTCAGATTGTGCATGTAACTCATCACTCTAGAAGtgtttttacaattaaaatcatttttagctCTATTCACGGCTGCTAGTCTGCAGATGGGCTGTGGGTCTATGTATGAGCCTTTAATCACTTAAGAATGTAAGTGGTATGGGGTCAACTTGAAAATTATGTTGTAATTTTTACAACATAAACATACCATTTATCTCTTTTCAGTCCTTATCCATTTATGAGGACTTACCCAAATGCTTACTAGGATGTCTTTATACCAGCAGCCCAAACAGATTTGCCAAATCTGTGGGGAATAAAGGCCATATTTAGAGATGTGGCTTGACCAAAGGTTGGGGATGACAGAGATTACTTGGGCCCCTCAAAAGAGAGGCCCAAGTGGGGGCCTCACCAGGGCCCCTCAAAAGAGAAGGACTTTAAAGCCAGTGGGGTTTCACCAGGGTGCTCATagttcttctttgtttttctttcctaattgatGAAACATTGTGATGTTTGCCCTGCTGGATACTAAACAGAACTGTGACTTCTATTTCACAACTTGCAAAACTGATTTAAGTCCTTCAGAGCAGTCCTTGTTTTTCTGACAAAATATGTTTCTTCCTCTGGAAAGGTGGGGGTCCTCACCATGGTCCACTTATGCCCCACATTAGCCACAGAACCAGGCTGAGGTTAAGGAGGGACCTTAACCAGCACACGAATTTCCTGCCAAGAACATGGGAACCACTGACCCAACCACATAGGGCCAGGGCATGTTCTTGCAGGAGTCTCTGGTCCCCAGTGTTTGTGATGCCAGTCCCTGGTGTGACCACACTATAGTGGGATGGGATTCTGCACACTGATTTTTCTGCTGTTTCATCCTTCTCACGTGCTGTTGGGTAGGAGACAGCTTCAACTTACACAGAAAGTTTATTCGCCCACAGGTCCTAGGGACCAGAGATGCTCATAATAGAACACTGGGCTTGGTCAACCCCTGCTCGGACACTGATGGTGGAACTACACTGGAATAagcttcccttccctgccccaagGATCTCAACAATCCCAGGTAgtttagaaagaagaaacaaggaaggaagaCAGTAAAATCTGTTTGTTCTGAAGCCACCACATGTCCACTGGGCTAAAGCAAATCCTGAAAAGACACCAACCGACTTAGGAAGAAATGGCAGCAGCAGCCATCTGGTGGGAGGCAGACAACTGTATGCAGGGTTCTCAGGGTTTGCTATGCCACATTTGCAGGGTACAGTGGGATTGGCCACCAACGAGTCACCAAATGGTTCCTGTACCACATGGAAAACAGCTACACTTGTACATCTCTTAACCACACATTTCAAATATACACACCAACCCAGTGTTGTGCAAATGTAGGTATGTGCTGGGAAAAATCCAGCATTTTGGTAACTAGTGTTTAATCTTATGGGAATCCCAGGACTAGGGTTGGCTGTATATTtgcagggcccagtgcaaaatgaaaatcctGGGCTCCTGGTTTAATATGTAgacaaaacaaaattttcctttcttttgcaatctCTCTCAGCCCAGCAGAGTGtcttatatttgttatttaatatcACATTCCCTCTTGCATGGAGATACTCAAAGGTGCCCGGGGCTTGCATGATTCTCCCTATGTCCatgcccagcccccaccaggaGTGGAGAGTGGCAGTGGTCACTCTTTGGGCAGAGAAGTGGCAGCTGAGGACCCATCCCAAGGAGAAGGGGAGTTGGGGATGTGGTGGGTGGTGGGACTGCATGCAAGTCAAGGCTCCAAGCCCCGGTGTACGCTGTGATGGTCCATCAGACTTCCTTACAAAACACAGATTCAAAGCTAAAATGATTTAAGAAATTCAGGATATTGACTACAAAGGTGCCCAAGCACAGGGCCTGGTGACCGCACAGCTCTCATGCCCATGTTAGACACAGGCTCTGTCCTCAGCTCTCATGCTGTCCCTGCAGGCATCCCATGCCCAGGAAGGTGGACCTGGGGCTGGCTAGGGACCAGGTAGagccctctctccttctctccgcAGGGGCTGTGAGGGCCTCCAGCATCTTCCCCATCCTCAGCGTCACACTGCTCTTCTTCGGCGGGCTCTGTGTGGCAGCCAGCGAGTTCCACCGCAGCAGACACAATGTCATCCTTAGCGCAGGCATCTTTTTCGTCTCTGCAGGTGAGTACCTGGCCCCAATCCTGAGATCTGCACAGACACCAAACCCAAGCCATGGCTATGGGgacaaggaaaagcaagaaaatgctCAACTTGTTATGTTAAGAATGAGGGCCCATGAGCTTTAATCAGAACCAAAGATGCTGACACTCCAGCTAAGGGTGGCATGAAGCAAAGACAGAAGACAGGTGGCAAGGTCAACTCAGAGAAGGCAAGACTGACTAATAAGAGAGTGTGTGTCCACGCTTCACACAGTGGGCAGGGGGCATGTGTGGTGTGTATAGTGTGTGACCTGAGAGACCGAGTCAGTGTGCTTGAAAAGGGTCCAGCTTTTTGTTCACCGGGGCCTCTTCATACGCTGTCTTTGGCCTTTTCAGGTATGTGTCTGTCTGTTCACTATTGTTCACAGCTCTTCAAGTGCTTGAATCTTTATAACGCAGCTCTGGGAACAAGGCAAGACCCAGCAATGCCAGGGCAGATGTTGTAGTCAATGGCAGCCCTGACCAGAAGGCAGCCCAGGGTGGTTAGGAGGATGAGAGACAACCTTAGGGAAGGGGTGCTActctctgccttctgtctctgCCCTTTATCTCAATCCTCCTGCATGCTCCTTGTCTACCTCTCTTTCCTTTGGGTTTCCTTCCATCTCCTCACTATCTCCTCCCACCCCGCCCTTCAATCAATACCATCTGGATGAAATGCTTTAGGAAAGCAAAGAACAAAGTagagggctgggagaagggggcTTGCCTCTTTGGTGATGACCTTCAAGCTTTGCCCAATAATGGcagaatatttattgaaatggGAACATTGGGGAACTGTATAAAGTGGTGGGTAAGAGATGCCTACTCTcctggatttgaattctggctccacCTGTGGGGCCTTGGGAATGTTACCAACTCCCTGTAACTTGGTTTCCTCCactgtaaaatgggaaataataCTATTACCTATTTCATAGGGTTGTTGGAAATAGACTGAACATAAAAAGCACAATATTACTTTCTAGTATTGGAAAAGCAGCAATGACATAGTCTTGGCCCCTCTAAGACCCTTCTCTCATTCCTTCCCCACTGTTTCACCTCCTGTGTAGTGAGGAAGTTAGACTGAGTCCTGCTCTAAATCTCTAGGTACTGGCTTCAGCAACATAACTTAAAGAAAGCTGCCATCTTGCCCCAGAGGTGTGGTCACCCAAAGGTGGCTGTGGTCCCTGGCCACACTCTGTGCAGACAGACAGTCAAACTGGCAAAGTCAGGGACCTGTGCTACCAACAAGACCTCCTGGGCCCCGATTGACCAAGAAGATGATGTATTGTGCTGACATGAGGATTTCCTTGACAGGAGGAGATCATTATTTTGTCCCCTGAGGGGATTGTTAGGGAAGATTGTGTCACTAGCAACTTTCTTCTCACAGGAGGTACTGTGAGAGATTTCAAGCTGGTTAGACACCAAGAAACTGGGAAACCTGAGGGCAGTGGTGAAAGCCCTGAGAAGCAGCCAGAAGTGTGGGGTGAAGTCCtggacctccctcccccactgaccTCCCCGAGGAACCCAAAGAGCCTTGTTTTCTCCACCTATAGAAGGAAAGTTTGGAAGGATTCAGCAATCTCTAAGGCTCTTTTTGCTCAGCTATTCTAAAGATCTATGGTCTCAGACAAGCAGTCAACAACcctttactgagcatctactatgtaccaggcactgcaAAATGCTGAAGAGCATGGGCTCTGAGCCTGGCTGCCCAGTGCAAATATTGACTCTACTACTTCCCAGCTGTGTAACCTCAGGCAAGTCCcctaacctttctgtgcctcagtttcctcatctgaaaagcaGGGATAATAATGGTTCTACCTCTAAAAgctgttaagaaaattaaatgtgttgGTGTAAAGTGCCTAGAactgcctagcacacagtaacTTCTCAATACACAGTAGCTGCTACTCTGTACATTGTTCCATTTAATTTTGATGCCATCTCAATTCATGTACTTGTTCCACAAATATGCAACACTCTTGCTGTGGGGCAGGCTCTGAGCTGGGAGAGATCTCCACAGCACTGAACAAAATGACCCTACTACAGCCTGGGAGCAGGGAGCAAGTGACTGCCCACTTACCATCAGTTCTTCCTATATTGTGTTGCTGAAAATTGAATCCACCCATGGCTCAGTGACCATCCTCAGTTCAAATCCCACTTCCACCATTTCCTAGCTGTGTTGACTTGGGAAGTTACTTATGCTCTCTatctctcagtttcctcatctgtaaaagagtagtaatttttaaaaaagtgggcTTGTTGTGATGCTTAATTTAGATAGTGCATGCAAAGActttgcacagtgcctgacacatagtgagTGCCCTATAAATAAATGGCAACTCACTCGGCTTCCCCACCTCCTTTAACCTGATCTGACATCTGAGCCTCTCTTTGAACTTTTTTATTTCCCAACAAGACTTCCATTTGGAGCTTCCCAAACTTTACCCAAAATTTTCCTGCTGGCAGAGGGAGTCAGGAGACATTGCAAGAAGCCACCTTCAGCGAGCTGAAGTGTCTTTAAAGTCTGTCTCCCATCAACACTTAAAAATTCATGTGAATTCTGCTCTCTCCTTCTCATTatgtttatgttcattttaatataaaagaatgTGCCTGCCCTACTAATCTTCAAGCCAAACTGACACTGTAGGAAGAGAAGCTGCTTTTCATCCTGTGGTTTGCTGCAGCCTGACACAGGGCTGTCTGTGTCACCCCAGATTAAGAATAGCTTGGTGACTAGAACTCGCTGCCTACCTGATGAATGCCTGTGCAAAGTAGTGCCAGGAGTACCCTGGCTAGAGGCAGACCCTGACCCTGCCCTCAAGGGATAAGTCCTCGATGGAGTGCAGCTAGagatcatatttaaaatgtgaattcccCTTAATGCATGTTCACCACCCAGTCAGAATTGTAGAAGTAGAGCACAGTCCCGTGGTTCCAGCTATGCCAAGCTTTAACCTTTTGGTTGCTGGACCAAGGGGAGATCTTGGGGATCCCTAGGAAGAGTATGGGGTGCTCATGGAATGGAGGAAAGACTCAGGAGGCCACTGAAAATGATTATTTACTAGTTAGTACTGGGAACTGTAATGAGGGATAGCCTCCATTCAGCAGCACCCTGCAGGTGGTCTGAATTTGGAGGCAAGGAGATGCCAGCTGATGAACCAGACTCTCCGAGTCACTGTTGGTATCAAAGCCTGGATGTGGCCCTTGGAACAGAGGGACAAAAAAAAGACATTCCACCTCAGAGCAATAATGTGAGAAAGGTGGTAAGACATGAGCAGAGCCCCCAAGCCCCAGATTCTGTTATTGCTTCTTACTACTCCCTAGAGAATAAATTCCTCTCTGGCTGCCTTAGCAGCTATTCTTGTGCTATCCTGTTGGCACTTGAGGATACTAAGTCGGCAGACCTTGCCTCCTGGGGACATCAGGTTTATGTTCTCTAATTCCTGATTAGCGAAAGCTAATCTAAAGCAGTATCTTATCCTGTGTAGATAAGGAGACTTAGGAGCTACTGTACCTTCCCCACGGGCTGATTAATTCCCCAAACTGCAGCCTGGGACCCACACATGTCTATTGGACAGCTACAGCTGGATTTCCAATAAGCACTTCCAACTCAGTGTTTCCAAatctcttctcttctccaaaTCTATTCTCTCTGCTATTACTTATTTTAGCTCTAGATGCCACCAATGTCCCCATGACCCAAGCTAGAACCTTAGTAAGTCATTCTTCCTCTTACACTCCATAGTCAAAAGCCTTTCATTTCCTGGCTCACCCCTCTTCAGTTTTCAGGATccagctcaaatatcaccttgTCCTGACAGAGAAGTGACTTAGTCATCTCTCTCCCTTGGCTCCTAAACCATTTTATCCATGTCTCTGAGAGTGCCCTTCTTGTCTGTTGCTCTAATTGCATTACATGTCAGTCTCTCCTAGTAATGGTGAGGAACTCAGGACAGGGATCTGTATCTCATTCATTACACCATCCTCATGACTTACTGCTGAAGATTACATTTTGATGGAGTGAATTGTTTCTAAGGAAAAAGACATGTGTTCCAAGTTCTACTGCACTTGCTGTGGGAGTCAGGTATCTTCTTTAGCTGAAGGCTCACCATCTGGGACTGAATTCTTCATTTCCCAAGAGACAGACCATGCAGAAGAGCTCAGCGGGGTTGGATTTCTCAGCCACAAATCCATTCTTCTCTATAAATATTTCAAGACTGCAAGTGACAATTACCTCTgaggtttatttaaaaatgcatttttcttttgccttctctTAGGGTTAAGCAACATCATCGGCATCATAGTTTATATATCGGCCAATGCTGGGGACCCTGGACAGCGTGACTCTAAAAAGAGCTACTCCTATGGCTGGTCCTTCTATTTTGGAGCCTTCTCTTTCATCATCGCAGAAATTGTGGGGGTTGTTGCTGTGCATATCTACATAGAGAAACATCAGCAGTTACGTGCCAAATCCCACTCAGAGCTCCTGAAGAAATCAACTTTTGCCCGCCTGCCACCCTACAGGTATAGATTCCGGCGGAGGTCAAGTTCCCGCTCCACAGAGCCCAGGTCCCGAGACCTGTCCCCCATAAGCAAAGGCTTCCACACCATCCCTTCCACCGACATCTCAATGTTCACCCTCTCCCGGGACCCCTCAAAGATCACCATGGGGACCCTACTCAACTCCGACCGGGATCACACTTTTCTACAGTTCCACAACTCCACTCCCAAAGAGTTCAAGGAGTCGCTGCATAATGATCTGGCCAACAGGCGCACCACACCTGTCTGAACTGCCCTCTGCTATGTGCCCTcctcccagcacagccctgggagaTGCACAGAGGTGTCTCTGAGGTTGCATGACATGGTCCCCGTGAtggtattattttttacaaagaatGAAACCAAATGGACTCAGCCCTCTTCCACATTCTGTCCCTCACCATTCAGGTCCTAACTAACCCGTCAGTTCCTCCCCCATCTTCAAGCCAATCCTGTGACACCATTCTTCTCTGTGTATCTGTGCCAGatgttttcccttcttccttttttactgGAAGGACCTCCACATTCTTCCCTCCTTGGAAGAGGATTTCACTCAAAGTCACAGGTGGTGGCTTGGGGGGAGGATCCCCAAATCCCCAGGCATCTGCACAGTTGTCCCTATTGTCCACTCACACAAATCCTCAGGACACCAACTGCCCAGGTGGCCCTGAGGGAGGCATTCACCTTTCCGTGTTAGAAAAACATGACCAGAAATCAAAGCTGTCAGAGCCGTGAAGCAGCTAATGTATTAAGCACTCATGTGATTAAAGGTTTTGTCTTGTAACCAACTGAGACAAAGTGTTTTGTTGCTTCTGGTTACTTCCTGCACAAACTCACTGCCCTGCGATTGAACTGGAAGCCGAGTTTTATTCATCCGTACTCTGGCCAATAGATAGGATACGCCTTCACCTCTTAAGGACAGAAAGGTGCACCCACCAGTGTCAGAGTTGGGGTGTCCCTCACCTGAATCCCTGGGCTAGCTGGAGGCCAGCATGTGTTCAAAAACCTGGTTCTTGCACCTAGTAGCTCTAGAATCTTGGGCACATCCATCTAACCTTCAaggctcagtctcctcatcttAAAAATGGAACATGGTATTGTGCTATCCTTCCTAGACATGtgagaaataaaacaacacatgTAGAACAATTAGCACACTGTAAATTATATCTATGTGTACATTACAAAGGGTACTCCaaaaatctggaatttatttttaaaaagtcatgcatttgttcttacatgtttaaacttcagtcacctccaaagtactctccatttgacacATGCATCTAACGAGAcatttttcactgctcaaaacagtttcttaACTTatccattttgatgcctttttgtgcttctaccattttgtttcacctcttccacactggcaaaatcTTTcgctttgaggactttttttcatctaggAAGTGGGGGGCACAAGGGttatgctgtttttggtcaaaacatGAACACTCAGTGGTGTGAATAGGTgtactcataaatcacccatcatgaaatgggcaagcacattggaaaagtcttcaaaaaaaattcaaagaagccAAAGCCAGCCTATCCCAACAATGCCAGCTGCTACACtgctacagatgggttcctagaacactcacttagtgcagaaagcctgtactacaaggagcccaccctccagaagataattctgggtttttggggCCTCCCCCAAATTTATGTAACTGATATATATTCCTCcacatataatataaattttggggTGGATTCTAGATAGAATGAGCATAGCTTTAGTCttctcaggctgctataacaaagtccCATAGACTGTGTGGCCTTAACAACAGataattatttctcacagttctggaggctggaagtccaagatcagggtgcagGCCAGCTGGGCTCTTGATAAGATGAGAGTCCTTctcctggcttgtagatggccaccttctctctttccccataGATGGCAAAGAGAAAGTGAGTATGCTCTTtatctgtttctgtctctctcttcctcttcttacaaaGCCAGTAATCCCATCAAAAGGGCCATACTCTCATGAActcatctaaccctaattacctcccaaaaaGCCCATCTCCAAATGTCATCACATGGGGGGTtaggcttcaacatataaatttgagaGGTGGGAGAAACAAATCAGTCCATAGCAAGCAGTATTGCAGGAATATAAAAGCCAATGGAGCCGTTCTatattgggggagggggtgtcatGTGCTTTGCACAGGCTCAGAAGGTGTTGGGGGCAAAAGTGGAAGgacttttgaatattttgaatatttgataTCAGATAGCACAAGAGACTGATGTTACCTCTGCCAACACTGACTTTCTAGAGCTGTGGGGCACACCCCCCAAGCACTTCACTCTTCAAAGAGCTTTCCCATTTTAAGCTCTCATGACCTTAAGGGGAAGAGTTATGGTTACAAGAGCTCACACTTACCTAACACTGCTGTGTACCCAGCTGTGTTCTAACACTGCACACATATTGCATCATTCCATCCTCCCAGTAATATCCTCACTTAccaaggaagaaactgaagcaagAGAGGTGACATGACTTGCCTGGGAAACTAGTCACTTGTCCACACTCACATGGTGAACTTGATTATTGAGCACAGACTAGTAACAATTTATTTTAACACTTGAGTCACTGCATTCAAACTCCAGTCAC is a window of Desmodus rotundus isolate HL8 chromosome 1, HLdesRot8A.1, whole genome shotgun sequence DNA encoding:
- the CACNG3 gene encoding voltage-dependent calcium channel gamma-3 subunit → MRMCDRGIQMLITTVGAFAAFSLMTIAVGTDYWLYSRGVCRTKSTSDNETSRKNEEVMTHSGLWRTCCLEGAFRGVCKKIDHFPEDADYEQDTAEYLLRAVRASSIFPILSVTLLFFGGLCVAASEFHRSRHNVILSAGIFFVSAGLSNIIGIIVYISANAGDPGQRDSKKSYSYGWSFYFGAFSFIIAEIVGVVAVHIYIEKHQQLRAKSHSELLKKSTFARLPPYRYRFRRRSSSRSTEPRSRDLSPISKGFHTIPSTDISMFTLSRDPSKITMGTLLNSDRDHTFLQFHNSTPKEFKESLHNDLANRRTTPV